Proteins co-encoded in one Dyella japonica A8 genomic window:
- a CDS encoding SapC family protein produces the protein MAEVLFYERPVPLNRTAHKDLRIKPIPNLKFAGSVHSVPLTGVEFPAAARDLPILFGGQSVADAGPMALLGLRENENLFVDADGRWDANAYIPAFIRRYPFVLAEKPVGAEGDDFTVFLDEAYEGFNTAEGEALFKDDGSETDVLNNAVRFLGEFQQHVARTQWFMEQLRKHDLLEPRNIRLEKDGKVINLNGLFVVNEDRLRQLDEKTTHEFLREGVFGWIYAHLLSLSNIDRVSLRLSQREQAEEATAALKN, from the coding sequence GTGGCTGAAGTTCTTTTCTACGAGCGTCCTGTTCCGCTCAACCGCACCGCTCACAAGGATCTGCGCATCAAGCCGATCCCGAACCTGAAGTTCGCGGGCTCGGTGCACTCGGTGCCGCTGACCGGCGTGGAATTTCCCGCTGCCGCGCGTGACCTGCCGATCCTGTTCGGTGGCCAGAGCGTTGCCGATGCCGGCCCGATGGCCCTGCTCGGCCTGCGCGAGAACGAGAACCTGTTCGTCGACGCTGACGGCCGCTGGGACGCGAACGCCTATATCCCGGCCTTCATCCGCCGCTACCCGTTCGTGCTGGCCGAGAAGCCGGTCGGCGCCGAAGGCGACGACTTCACCGTGTTCCTCGATGAAGCCTACGAAGGCTTCAACACCGCCGAGGGCGAAGCCCTGTTCAAGGACGACGGCAGCGAGACCGACGTGCTGAACAACGCCGTGCGTTTCCTCGGCGAGTTCCAGCAGCACGTGGCGCGCACGCAGTGGTTCATGGAGCAGCTGCGCAAGCACGACCTGCTCGAGCCGCGCAACATCCGCCTGGAGAAGGACGGCAAGGTCATCAACCTCAATGGCCTGTTCGTGGTGAATGAAGATCGCCTGCGCCAGCTCGACGAGAAGACCACGCACGAATTCCTGCGCGAAGGCGTGTTCGGCTGGATCTACGCGCACCTGCTGTCGCTGTCCAACATCGACCGCGTGTCGCTGCGCCTCAGCCAGCGCGAGCAGGCCGAGGAAGCGACCGCCGCCCTGAAGAACTGA
- a CDS encoding ester cyclase, with protein MSEQNKRVVMSYVDAFNRADLDGVCALFAEDALIHGPLGWGGLERARPLWEQLMNCFQVSLEVDAVAAEGDTVAVRYTERGRSVQPFRGGPVTGKDYEVMAMEWFVVREGHIERRWGVHDTTSMFRQMALSPP; from the coding sequence ATGTCCGAACAGAACAAACGGGTGGTGATGTCCTATGTCGACGCCTTCAACCGCGCCGACCTCGATGGCGTGTGCGCGCTGTTCGCGGAGGATGCACTGATCCATGGCCCCCTGGGCTGGGGCGGCCTGGAACGGGCCCGGCCGCTGTGGGAGCAGCTGATGAACTGTTTCCAGGTAAGCCTTGAAGTCGACGCGGTTGCCGCCGAGGGCGATACCGTTGCCGTGCGTTATACGGAGCGTGGCCGCTCGGTGCAGCCTTTCCGTGGCGGTCCTGTCACGGGCAAGGATTACGAAGTGATGGCGATGGAATGGTTCGTGGTGCGGGAAGGCCACATCGAGCGGCGCTGGGGCGTGCACGACACGACCTCGATGTTCCGGCAGATGGCGTTGTCGCCACCCTGA
- a CDS encoding HNH endonuclease, with protein MLMEVPGRVVDLHSTRVLSLDAAGRILDWISWQEAVCLYVRDAVAWTLGDPCITVHGGHNRLSGLQSMLSLHPIVASTGHCRDHAIDPSPALTNTALFARDRYLCMYCGERFCRGELTRDHVLPISKHGKDTWENVVSACLACNLRKSNRTPQQANMPLLAVPYRPSWVEHLILSNRNILADQMEFLVNHLPRDRREHMA; from the coding sequence ATGCTGATGGAAGTACCTGGCCGCGTTGTCGACCTCCATTCGACCCGCGTGCTGTCGCTGGATGCCGCCGGCAGAATTCTTGACTGGATCAGCTGGCAGGAAGCTGTTTGCCTCTACGTCCGGGACGCGGTGGCCTGGACCCTGGGCGACCCCTGCATCACCGTCCACGGCGGCCACAACCGCCTGAGCGGATTGCAGAGCATGCTGTCCCTGCATCCCATCGTGGCCAGCACCGGCCACTGCCGCGACCACGCGATTGATCCTTCGCCGGCGCTGACCAACACCGCCCTGTTCGCCCGCGACCGCTACCTCTGCATGTATTGCGGCGAGCGCTTCTGCCGCGGCGAACTGACCCGCGACCACGTCCTGCCCATCTCCAAGCACGGCAAGGACACCTGGGAAAACGTGGTCAGCGCCTGCCTGGCCTGCAACCTGAGGAAGAGCAACCGCACGCCCCAGCAGGCCAACATGCCGCTGCTGGCGGTGCCCTACCGCCCGAGCTGGGTGGAGCACCTGATCCTCTCCAACCGCAACATCCTGGCCGACCAGATGGAGTTCCTGGTCAACCACCTGCCGCGCGACCGCCGCGAACACATGGCCTGA